Proteins co-encoded in one Lysobacter solisilvae genomic window:
- a CDS encoding FdhF/YdeP family oxidoreductase: MSRRTPIDVYLKPAGGWDALRSSWQALREQHVGMKGASTLLRTNQPAGFDCPGCAWPDRNAHSTFEFCENGVKAVANEATSRRVTREFFATHTVSALLAQDDHFLEAQGRLTEPMAYDASVDRYVPIGWDEAFARIAAALRGLDSPDQAVFYTSGRTSNEAAFLYQLFVREFGTNNLPDCSNMCHEPSGVALVEQLGSGKGSVTLEDFEHAQAIFIFGQNPGTNHPRMLAELRDAARRGCHIVAFNPLRERGLERFANPQAPADMLPGAQGVRIASEYYQPRIGGDLAVATAMAKVVVEQGAIDREFIDAHTQGFDAFARSVRAARWEDLENESGLTRAQLEQAARTYIGSAATIVCWGMGITQHHRSVATIQMLANLLLLRGNIGRAGAGPCPVRGHSNVQGDRTMGIYEKPAADFLDRLGAEFGFAPPRAHGFDTLDAIHAMHDGRARVFFGMGGNFAAATPDTVRTHAALRRCALTVQVSTKLNRSHLVHGADALILPCLGRTEIDLQAGGPQAVTVEDSMSMVHLSSGMNPPASDRLLSEPAIVARLAAATLPDSATPWLALVEDYDRIRERIARVVDGFEDFNARVRTAGGFHVHHPNRDRQFPNAVGKAVFHVHRLLPPSTGPGAMPDAPLMLMTVRSHDQYNTTIYGLDDRYRGVHGLRRVVFISAADLASHGYSDGDLVDLVSLWPGADGRVQERAVHGFRLVEYDIPPGCLAAYFPETNPLVPLESFAERARTPASKSIPVRLRASASVAAS, translated from the coding sequence ATGTCCCGACGTACGCCCATCGACGTCTACCTCAAGCCGGCCGGCGGCTGGGACGCGCTCAGGAGTTCCTGGCAGGCCTTGCGCGAGCAGCACGTGGGCATGAAGGGCGCCAGCACGCTGCTGCGCACCAACCAGCCGGCGGGCTTCGACTGTCCAGGCTGCGCCTGGCCGGATCGCAACGCGCATTCAACCTTCGAGTTCTGCGAGAACGGCGTCAAGGCCGTGGCCAACGAGGCCACGAGCCGCCGGGTGACGCGCGAGTTCTTCGCCACGCATACGGTGAGCGCGCTGCTGGCGCAGGACGACCATTTCCTCGAGGCGCAGGGCCGGCTCACCGAGCCGATGGCCTACGACGCGAGCGTGGATCGCTACGTGCCGATCGGCTGGGACGAGGCTTTCGCACGCATCGCCGCCGCGCTGCGCGGGCTCGATTCGCCGGACCAGGCCGTGTTCTACACCTCCGGGCGCACGTCCAACGAAGCGGCCTTCCTGTACCAGCTGTTCGTGCGCGAGTTCGGCACCAACAACCTGCCCGACTGTTCGAACATGTGCCACGAGCCGTCGGGCGTGGCGCTGGTGGAACAGCTGGGCAGCGGCAAGGGCTCGGTGACGCTGGAGGATTTCGAGCACGCGCAGGCCATCTTCATCTTCGGCCAGAACCCCGGCACCAACCATCCGCGCATGCTCGCCGAGCTGCGCGACGCCGCGCGCCGCGGCTGCCACATCGTGGCGTTCAATCCGCTGCGCGAGCGCGGGCTGGAGCGCTTCGCCAATCCTCAAGCGCCGGCGGACATGCTGCCTGGCGCCCAGGGCGTGCGCATCGCCAGCGAGTACTACCAGCCGCGGATCGGCGGCGACCTGGCCGTGGCGACGGCGATGGCGAAGGTGGTGGTGGAGCAGGGCGCGATCGACCGCGAATTCATTGACGCCCATACGCAGGGCTTCGACGCCTTCGCGCGCAGCGTCCGCGCGGCGCGCTGGGAGGACCTCGAAAACGAGTCCGGCCTCACCCGCGCGCAGCTGGAGCAGGCAGCGCGCACCTACATCGGCAGCGCGGCGACCATCGTGTGCTGGGGCATGGGCATCACCCAGCACCACCGCAGCGTGGCCACGATCCAGATGCTGGCCAACCTGCTGCTGCTGCGCGGCAACATCGGCCGCGCCGGCGCGGGCCCCTGCCCGGTGCGCGGGCATTCGAACGTGCAGGGCGACCGCACGATGGGCATCTACGAAAAGCCGGCCGCGGATTTCCTCGACCGCCTGGGCGCGGAGTTCGGCTTCGCGCCGCCGCGCGCGCATGGCTTCGACACACTCGATGCCATCCACGCGATGCACGACGGCCGCGCGCGCGTGTTCTTCGGCATGGGCGGCAACTTCGCCGCCGCCACGCCGGACACGGTGCGCACCCACGCGGCGCTGCGGCGCTGCGCGCTGACCGTGCAGGTGAGCACGAAACTCAACCGTTCCCACCTGGTCCATGGCGCCGACGCGCTGATCCTGCCCTGCCTGGGCCGCACCGAGATCGACCTGCAGGCCGGCGGTCCGCAGGCGGTCACGGTCGAGGACTCGATGAGCATGGTGCACCTGTCCAGCGGCATGAATCCGCCGGCTTCCGACCGGCTGCTCTCGGAACCGGCGATCGTCGCGCGCCTGGCCGCGGCGACGCTGCCCGACAGCGCCACCCCGTGGCTGGCGCTGGTGGAGGATTACGACCGCATCCGTGAGCGCATCGCACGCGTGGTGGACGGGTTCGAGGACTTCAACGCGCGCGTGCGCACCGCTGGCGGCTTCCACGTGCACCATCCCAATCGCGACCGGCAGTTTCCCAACGCCGTGGGCAAGGCCGTGTTCCACGTGCATCGGCTGCTCCCCCCGTCGACGGGTCCGGGCGCCATGCCGGACGCGCCGCTGATGCTGATGACCGTGCGCTCCCACGACCAGTACAACACCACGATCTATGGGCTCGATGACCGCTACCGCGGCGTGCACGGGCTGCGCCGCGTGGTCTTCATCAGCGCCGCCGACCTGGCGTCGCACGGCTACAGCGATGGCGACCTGGTCGACCTGGTCTCGCTGTGGCCCGGTGCCGACGGCCGGGTGCAGGAGCGCGCGGTGCACGGGTTCCGCCTGGTCGAGTACGACATCCCGCCCGGCTGCCTGGCCGCGTATTTCCCGGAAACCAACCCGCTGGTGCCACTGGAGAGTTTTGCCGAGCGCGCGCGTACGCCGGCGTCCAAGTCGATCCCGGTGCGCCTGCGCGCGAGCGCATCGGTGGCGGCTTCGTGA
- a CDS encoding helix-turn-helix domain-containing protein: protein MSDTALALLQLLAQEDGQSLPRVAKRLGVSASELQRLLTALGADTRYDGLDLVETRTDGARTLLWLTAKGRQLCANP, encoded by the coding sequence GTGAGCGACACCGCCCTCGCGCTGCTGCAGCTGCTGGCCCAGGAAGACGGCCAGTCGCTGCCGCGCGTGGCCAAGCGCCTGGGCGTGAGCGCAAGCGAGCTGCAGCGCCTGCTCACCGCGCTCGGCGCGGACACGCGCTACGACGGCCTGGACCTGGTGGAAACGCGCACCGACGGTGCCCGCACGCTGCTCTGGCTCACCGCGAAGGGGCGGCAACTGTGCGCGAATCCCTGA
- a CDS encoding class I SAM-dependent rRNA methyltransferase produces the protein MNTPNPVVHLKNAWNSTHPWIFQRLVDKPAQRPRSGQIVDVVGVDGAWIGRGFYNGHSRIALRMLERDPDVAVDAEWFSRKIGEAIALRREVLKLDQVSDAWRVVHSEGDGISGLVVDRYADLLVVEFFSAGAYRHREWIYEALRAHFPGCRIYSFADEHVQKQESFDYRPVYSGGTDHVPPSVITEYGVKFRADPAGAHKTGFFADQRDNRQWLSQQVEGKRVLDLCCNTGGFAVYAAVRGASEVVGVDIDADVIEIAKGNARLNNVRPRFIQADIFPWLRDAGNARDLYDVVILDPAKMTRDREQVLTALKKYLDMNKLALGVVKPGGLFATFSCTGLVAEDQFLDMLRRAAFYAGRTVQVLRIAGAGADHPFLAQVPESRYLKAVFCRVLD, from the coding sequence ATGAACACCCCCAACCCCGTGGTCCACCTCAAGAACGCCTGGAATTCGACCCACCCCTGGATCTTCCAGCGCCTGGTCGACAAGCCCGCCCAACGCCCCCGCTCCGGCCAGATCGTCGACGTCGTCGGCGTGGACGGTGCGTGGATCGGCCGCGGGTTCTACAACGGGCACTCGCGCATCGCCCTGCGCATGCTCGAACGCGACCCCGACGTGGCGGTCGATGCCGAGTGGTTCTCGCGCAAGATCGGCGAGGCGATCGCGCTGCGGCGCGAGGTGCTCAAGCTCGACCAGGTCAGCGATGCCTGGCGCGTGGTCCACAGCGAGGGCGACGGCATCAGTGGCCTGGTGGTGGATCGCTACGCCGACCTGCTGGTGGTGGAGTTCTTCTCCGCCGGCGCGTACCGCCATCGCGAATGGATCTACGAGGCCCTGCGCGCGCATTTCCCCGGTTGCCGCATCTACAGCTTCGCCGACGAGCACGTGCAGAAGCAGGAAAGCTTCGACTACCGCCCCGTGTACAGCGGCGGCACCGACCACGTGCCGCCCAGCGTGATCACCGAGTACGGCGTGAAGTTTCGCGCCGACCCGGCGGGCGCCCACAAGACCGGCTTTTTCGCCGACCAGCGCGACAACCGCCAGTGGCTGTCGCAGCAGGTGGAAGGCAAGCGCGTCCTCGACCTGTGCTGCAACACGGGAGGCTTCGCGGTCTATGCCGCGGTGCGCGGTGCGAGCGAAGTGGTGGGCGTTGACATCGACGCCGACGTGATCGAGATCGCCAAGGGCAACGCGCGCCTCAACAACGTGCGCCCGCGCTTCATCCAGGCCGACATCTTCCCGTGGCTGCGCGACGCGGGCAACGCACGCGACCTGTACGACGTGGTGATCCTGGATCCGGCCAAGATGACGCGCGACCGCGAGCAGGTGCTCACCGCGCTGAAGAAGTACCTCGACATGAACAAGCTGGCGCTGGGCGTGGTGAAGCCCGGCGGTCTGTTCGCGACGTTCTCGTGCACGGGCCTGGTGGCCGAGGACCAGTTCCTCGACATGCTCCGCCGTGCAGCGTTCTATGCGGGCCGCACGGTGCAGGTGCTCAGGATTGCCGGCGCCGGCGCGGACCATCCGTTCCTCGCGCAGGTGCCGGAGTCGCGCTATCTCAAGGCGGTGTTCTGCCGGGTGCTGGACTGA
- the fdhD gene encoding formate dehydrogenase accessory sulfurtransferase FdhD, with translation MRESLTGALQQLPALHVAHGLREGRDEPVVVEAPVALLYNGAPFAVMMATPTDLPDFALGFALSEGIVARPEEFSLVDVVAREEGHALHAAIPQPRFDALALRRRAMEGRSGCGLCGVETLRDALRPVPRVTGSPAVRMAQINQALSQLAQQQPLNARSGGVHAAGFAHAGGLLVREDVGRHNALDKLIGAMAHAHLDPAAGFVVITSRASYEIVHKAATAGIGVVVAISAPTDLAIRVADEAGLTLAAFARGGALNVYAHPARLRD, from the coding sequence GTGCGCGAATCCCTGACCGGTGCATTGCAGCAGTTGCCTGCGCTGCATGTCGCGCATGGCCTGCGCGAGGGTCGCGACGAGCCGGTGGTGGTCGAGGCACCCGTCGCCCTGCTCTACAACGGCGCGCCTTTCGCCGTGATGATGGCCACGCCCACGGATCTGCCGGACTTCGCGCTCGGGTTCGCGCTCAGCGAGGGCATCGTGGCGCGGCCGGAGGAATTCTCTCTGGTCGACGTCGTCGCGCGCGAGGAAGGCCACGCCCTGCATGCCGCCATCCCGCAGCCGCGCTTCGATGCGCTGGCGCTGCGCCGGCGCGCGATGGAAGGCCGCAGCGGTTGCGGCCTGTGCGGGGTCGAAACCCTGCGTGATGCCTTGCGGCCCGTGCCGCGCGTGACCGGGTCTCCGGCGGTACGCATGGCACAGATCAACCAGGCCCTGTCGCAACTGGCGCAGCAGCAACCGCTGAACGCGCGCAGCGGTGGCGTGCACGCGGCCGGCTTCGCCCACGCCGGTGGGTTGCTGGTGCGCGAGGACGTGGGCCGGCACAATGCGCTGGACAAGCTGATCGGCGCCATGGCGCACGCACACCTCGATCCGGCCGCGGGCTTCGTGGTGATCACCTCGCGCGCCTCCTACGAGATCGTGCACAAGGCCGCCACCGCGGGCATTGGCGTGGTGGTGGCGATCTCCGCACCCACCGACCTGGCGATCCGCGTGGCCGACGAAGCCGGGCTGACGCTGGCGGCGTTCGCGCGCGGCGGCGCCCTCAACGTCTACGCGCATCCGGCCCGCCTGCGGGATTGA
- a CDS encoding rhomboid family intramembrane serine protease yields the protein MHLPTPEFPPDSPAQRLADRRRLLLALNTSLAFVLALLLVFSAQGSFDVAAYAVQPGSSDGLLGLLTAPLLHGSIGHLAANAIALVLLGTLAGTVYPRATLRALPLLWLGSGAGAWLLGEAGTRHLGASGLTHGLMFLVLGLGVLRRDRPAVAAAMIAFFLYGGMLLTVLPREAGVSWQAHLGGALAGVLAAYLLRRSDPIPPRRRYSWEIEEELLQQELAQRERDELEPVAPREVPVLWQRPASDDARGTVLPFPPRRDS from the coding sequence ATGCACCTGCCCACGCCCGAATTCCCGCCCGACTCGCCGGCCCAGCGCCTCGCGGACCGCCGTCGCCTTCTGCTGGCCCTCAACACCAGCCTGGCCTTCGTGCTGGCGCTGCTGCTGGTGTTTTCGGCCCAGGGCAGCTTCGACGTGGCCGCCTACGCGGTTCAGCCGGGGTCCTCCGACGGCCTGCTCGGCTTGCTGACCGCGCCCCTGCTGCACGGTTCGATCGGCCATCTGGCGGCGAACGCGATTGCCCTCGTGCTGCTGGGCACGCTGGCGGGCACGGTCTATCCGCGGGCCACGCTGCGGGCGCTGCCCCTGCTGTGGCTGGGCTCGGGCGCGGGCGCCTGGCTGCTGGGCGAGGCCGGCACCCGGCATCTGGGCGCGAGCGGCCTCACCCACGGCCTGATGTTCCTGGTGCTGGGGCTGGGCGTGCTGCGGCGCGACCGCCCGGCCGTGGCCGCGGCGATGATCGCCTTCTTCCTCTACGGCGGCATGCTGCTGACGGTGCTGCCGCGCGAAGCCGGCGTGTCCTGGCAGGCGCACTTGGGCGGGGCCTTGGCCGGCGTGCTGGCGGCGTATCTGCTGCGCCGGAGCGATCCGATTCCCCCCCGCCGGCGCTATAGCTGGGAAATCGAGGAGGAGTTGCTCCAGCAGGAACTGGCCCAGCGCGAGCGCGACGAACTGGAGCCGGTCGCGCCGCGCGAAGTGCCGGTGCTGTGGCAGCGG